Below is a genomic region from Mycobacterium sp. MS1601.
CCGCACTCACCGCGGGTCGGCTGGTGGCGGAGATGGATACCCGCGAGGACCTGCTGACCCCGTTCGGCAATCTGCACGGCGGGTGTTTGTCGGCGATGGTCGACCATTGTCTCGGGGTGGTGTTCTACCCCGTCATTCCGGCGGGATCGTGGGTCGCGACCACCGAGTTCAAGTTGAACCTGCTCAGACCCGTGTCCAGCGGGGTGTGCGTCGCCATTGCCGACATCGTGTCGCTGGGCAAACGCAGCGGGGTGGCGCGCATCGACATCACCAACGGCCACAAGGCCGTATGCGCCGCGCAGGGCACCGTCACGATCGTGAGCACCGCAGGCAACGCATCGTGACTTCGGTCGTGCAGCATCGGGTCCGGACCGGAGACGGGATCACCCTTGCCGCCGAGTACTACCCCCACGACGGTGATCGTCCCGTCGTGTTCCTCCTGCACGGCGGCGGTCAGAACCGGCACGCGTGGACCACCTCAGCGCGCCGGCTCCAGTCGCGCGGATACTCGGTGGTGGCCTATGACACCCGCGGTCACGGCGACAGCGACTGGGATCCGGCCGGGCGCTACGACGTCGAGCGACTCGCCACCGACCTGCTCGCCGTCCGTGACCACTTCAGCGCCAATACCCCGCCCGCCGTCGTCGGCGCATCGCTGGGGGAATGACCGCCCTGGGCGCGCACCTGCTCGCATCCGGGGCGTCGTGGGCGGCGGTGATCCTGGTCGACGTCACCCCGCGGTTGGAGTTCGAGGGTGCCCGTCGCGTCGTGACGTTCATGGCCGCCCACCCCGACGGCTTCGCCACCCTCGGCGATGCCGCCGAGGTGATCGCCGCCTACAACCCGCATCGCGCGCGCCCCGAGAACCTCGACGGCCTGCACAAGGTGCTTAGGCAGCGTCCCGACGGTCGCTGGGTGTGGCGATGGGACCCGGCGTTCGTCCACTCCAACTTCGACTTCCTGCGCGACGGCGCGGCCGCGGGCACCGAGCAGTTCGACGCGATCAGCCATCTGCTGATTGACGGAGCCCGACGCGTCACCGCCCCAACACTTCTCGTCCGCGGGCTGCTGTCCGACGTGGTCTCCCAGGCCACCGTCGAGGAGTTCACCCACCTGGTCCCGCACGCCGAAACCGTCGACGTGTCCGGCACCGGTCACATGATCGCCGGGGACGACAACGACGCCTTCACCGCCGCGGTCACCGACTTCCTCGACCGCTGCACTCTCTAGACCGCGCCACTGCACCGCTCGGGCACGCTGCCCACGCTTGGGCGACGCGGCCAGTTCGGTGACGTGTTCAGTCTGTAGAGTTTCTGCGCCGTCGGCTGGCTACGTGTCCAAAATCGTTGCTGCACTGACTATTTCGCCGCGCATCACTCATCCGACATGTCGAGCGGTGGTGGACTACCACCACGTCAGCTCTTCGAGAAGCTTTGCTTTTCCACGCAGCAGTTCCCCGGCCCGCTGTCAGCAGCCGAGTTCCCCTCCGGCGGCGACGATGATCTCAACGGCGGCCGGTACTGATATCGCCAAGTCCTTCGAGACCATCTCAATGGCGTCAGAGGATGGATGGCCGCTGTGGGTCAGCTGGCACACCTTGTAGCCCTCGGTCAGCAGTTGTTGAGCTGTCAGATACGCCAGCCTGCTCTGAAGTCGCTGGAGGTAGCCGGCCTCATCGGCGACCGCAGTGGGCGCGGTCGCGACCCCGATGCCCACAGCGATGGCCAGCAGGGCTACATGGACGGCTCGTGGACGCCGGTTCCGCCGCAGCGATGTCCGCGTCGACCCCACACGGACATCGCCTGCTGCGGTAGGTCGGGACGAGTGAGCACAGGCAACGCGGTCGTTCATGAGGTCCGTCTCTGGGGGGTGGTGGGGCGGTGGGGCCACCAGCTGGCCTCGCGGAGCAGGACGGCGATGGCGGGGACGGTGAGGGTGCGCACGACGAAGGTGTCCAGCAGCAGACCGCAGCCGATGATGAATCCGGCTTGGATCATGATGGCGATGGAGCCGACCATCAGGCCCAACATGCTGACCGCGAAGATGATGCCGGCCGAGGTGATCACCGACCCGGTGCTGGCCACGGTGCGTAGGACCCCGACGCGGATGTTGCGGGTGGATTCCTCCTTGAGCCGCGACACCAGGAGCATGTTGTAGTCGGCGCCCACCGCGACCAGGATGATGAACGCCAATAGCGGTACGGGCCAAGCGATTTCACCACCGAGTCCCCACTGGAAGACCAAGACTCCAATGCCCAGCGAGGCAGTGTAGTTGAGCACCACGGTGCCCAGCAGGTAGAGCGGGGCGAGCAGTGCGCGCAGCAGCAGCACCAGGATCAGGCCCACGATGAGCAGGGTGGAGGCGGCCAGCTGGATGAAGTCGGCGGTCAGGAGGCGCTGAATGTCGGAGTTGACCGCCGGGAACCCGGCAACCGAGATGCGGGCTTGCGCCAGGGAGGTGTTGGGTCTGGCTGCCTCGGCGACGGCGACCATCTGGTGGGACAAGTCCATGGCCTCGGCGCTGTAGGGGTCGTTGCTGGATTCCACGAGGAATCGGGCGGTCTTGCCGTCGCGGGAGAGGAACTGTTTGGCGACGTCGGCGAACTGGCGGTTCTCGAAGGCGTTGGGCGGCAGAAAAAAGCCGCTGGAGGTGTCGGAGCCGGTGCTGGCGCGCGCCGAGTTCTGCAGCTGGGTGGCGATCTGGCTCATCCCGCTAAGCATGTCGATGTTGCTGTCGGCCAGGGTGTGCACGCCGGTGGCCAGGGCTTGGGCGCCCGAGGCGAGTTGGCCGATGCCGTCTTGGAGTCGGCGGACGTTACCGGCCAGGTTGGCGGGGTCACCGAGCGCGCCGAACGCCTTGTCCAGCGAGGTGACTGCGGTCTGGACGCCGGCCAGGGTGTCGGCCACGGATGCGTTCTGGCCGACGGTGTCCCCGAGCCCGGCGACCTGGGTGAAGAACCCGGCGTTGCGCAGCGTCGTGAGGACCTGGACCTGGTCGCGGATCTGGGCGCACTGCGGTGTGGTCGCGCACCACGGCGAGGTGTTCAGCGCGCCCACCAGCGGGTCGATGGTGGCGATGGCACCATCGGCCTGCTCGGCGAGCGGGCGCAACCCCGGTCCCGAACGCAGCGCCTGGTCGACCGCGGGTGCGGTCGCCGAGAGTTGGCTCAACAGGGGCCGAAACTGGTCCACCTTCCGCCCTGCGCTCTGGGCCTGATCGAGGATTCCGGTCAGCGGGGTCAGCGCGGTCCGCAGGGTGGTGTCGAGTTGGGCGAGGCCACCGGCGAGTTGGTCCGCGCCGCCGGTGAGCTTGGCCAGGTCATCCTTGCGGGCGTTGCCGTCGTCCACCGCGCCGGCCATCTTGTCGCCGATTTGTCCGTTCTGCCACCCCAGTTGGGCCTGCTCCAGGCGGGCTCCCGCGGGTCGGGTGACCCCGGACACCTTCGTCACCCCGGGGACCTGCGCGATGCGCGAGGCCATCTCGTCGAGGTCGGCCAGTCCCTTGCCGGTGCGCATGTCGGTGGGAGACTCCACGACGAGGAATTCGGAGATGACGACGTCGGTGCGGAAGTGCCGGTCCAACAGCTGATAACCCTCGTTGCTGGCGGTGGTGGCGGGTTGTCCCTTGCGGTCGTCGTAACTCAACGTCATCGTCGTGGCGACCGCTGAGAGTGCCAGCAGGATGGCCAGGCTGACCAGCAGCAGCGGCACCGGCTTGCGCACCACCGCCACGGCCACGGAGTTCCAGTACCGCCGGGTGCGGTCGGACTTGGGTTCGCCGATACCGCGTTTCGCGGCCAGCGACAGCACCGGCGGCAACAACGTCACGGTCGCCACGAACCCGACCAGGACGGCGACCGCGCAGGCCGGTCCCATCCCGGCGAACACGCTCAAGTTGGCGAACACCATCGCGGCGAACGCCAACGCGACCGTGGCGGCCGAGGCCAGGATGACGCGGCCGATGCTGGCGGTGGCGTGCTCCACCGCCTGATCGGGGGCGACCTGCGCCCTGCGCTGTTCGTGGTAGCGGCTGATCAGGAAGACGGTGTAATCGGTGCCGGCGCCCAGCAGGATCGCCGTCATGAAGGCCACGGTGAACTGCGAGACCGGCATACCCAACTCGCCGAGTACGGACAGCACTCCGCGCCCCACCGCCAGACTGATGCCGATCACCAGCAGAGGCAACAGCGCGGTGAACACCGACCGGTAGACGATGAGCAGGATCAGCGCGATCAACCCGGCGGTGGCGATGGAGATGAACAGCAGATCGTGTTCGGCCTCGGCGATCTGATCGCTGAACGTCGACGGCGGCCCGGTCACCCGCACCGTCGTCGACGATCCGGCGAACGCGTCGGCGGCGATCGCGCGGACCGCGGTGACCGATTCGGCGGCGGCGGGGTCACCGAGCGTGCCGGCCACCCCCACCGGCAGATACCAGGCCTTGCCGTCCTGGCTGAGTGCCTGGGTGGCGGTCACCGGGTCGGCCAGCAGGTCTTGAACCAGCAGAACGTGCGTGGTGTCGGCGCGCAGCCGCGACACCAGATCCGTGTACTGCGTGCGCGCCGAGGGGGTCAGGCCTGCCGGGTCCTCCATCGCGACGAAGAGCATGGTCTTGGAGCCCTGCTCGCCGAAGGCCTCGCTCATTCGGTCGAGGGTTTGAAAAGACGCCACGTCGCGGGGGATCAGCTGGACGGATTGTTTCTGCACCACCGTTTCCAGTTGCGGGAACAGCAGGGCCAGGACCACCGCCAGTCCGACCCAGGCGCCGATCACCAACGCCTTGTGTCGCACGGTGAATCGGGCCAACGCGCCGAGGCGCTCGCTGTACTCCCCGGAGGTCTTGGCAGCCGAAATGGTGCGTTCACGCACCCGGGTGGCGGCGGCGTCGGGCGGGTCCGCTTCGTGGCCGTCGACGCTCAAGGGCGCACCGCAGGGCGCTCGGACACCAGGTCGTCCGCGGGCATGTCGTGGCGGACGACGCGGACCCGGCCACCGGGTAGACAAGCCATGTAACCGTGGCGCTTGCCGTACAACTCCCACGCCGCGAAGCACTCGTCGGCGGCCACGGTGAAGCCGTAGCCGTTGGAGAACTCGACACGCAGCGTGCCGTCGTCCTCGCAGGTGGCGAGCGTGCAGACGCTACCGGCGAAATTCAACAACGGGCGCTGATGATTCGGTACGTCATTCGGGTCGACCATCACGTCTTCGGCCGGGTGTGCCCCCACCGCAGGAAGCGACAAGCGCAGTGGTCGGGTAACGACCAGCTCGTTGTAGTCGGCCATGGTGAGTACCAGGCCGCCAACCAAGCTGACGCGCTGGACCTCGCAGGCTTCGATCCACTGGGTGATCATGAGACCTCTCTACCTCGATCTGATTCGTAACGATACCATCAGTATCGGTGCGCTACTAATAGTGTTGTTTCGTGTGGATCGGGTTGGCCCGGCTACCTCTCGTCGTGGACTATCAACGCGATGCTGCGCTCCAGTCCGATCGCGACGTCTTCGGTGGAGGCGCCGTGCCGGACCCACGCGATCAGGCTGGCCAGCCAGATATCGCCGACCAGGGCGGCAACTCGGTGTTGTGTCGGGCTCGGCTCCTCACCGGCGATCGCCAGCCCGATCAGGTGCTCGATGACCCCCGCCGCGCGGGCCACCTCGGCGCTCGCGCTGCCATCGGCGACGACGAATGCGCGGGTCACGGCCTCGGTCAGGGCCGGCCGAGCGCGCCATTCCTGGCATAGTCGGGTGTTCAACTGCTCCACCCGCAGGCGCGGCGATCCCGCTGTGACCGTCCAATCTCGTTCAGCGCCAATACGTTCGAACTCACGCGCGAGGACGGCGATCAGCACGTGCGGCTTCGACGGAAAGTAGCGATACAGGGTGCCGACTGCCATGCCCGCACGATCGGCGATGGCGCGCATCTTCACGGCGTCATATCCACCGCTCGTGGCGATCGTCGCGGTGCAGTCAAGGATGATCTCGCGTCGGCCGAGTCTCCCGGTGAGGAAATCGTGCCTGATCGATTCGGTTGTCGTCATCGGCGGTCCGCAGCCTTTCGCGTGCTTAGGGCTGTCAGAGCGGTGACACTGTCACGTTCAGCCGCGGCTAGGGATGACCAGTATCGCTACGCTACCGTTGGTACCATAACGTGGTGAGAGTCGTAATGACCAGACAATCCCGGCGACGGAAACGGCGTTGAGCGAACATGTGTTGCCCGACGGCGACGACGCCGATCCGCGTCGGGCGCGGTCACGGACCCGACTGCTCGACGCCGCCGCTCACCTGCTCAGTACCGGCGGAGTCGAGGCGGTCACGATCGAGGCGGTCACCAAGGCCTCGAAGGTCGCACGAACCACCCTCTACCGCCACTTCACCAGTTCCTCCCACCTTCTCGCCGCCACCTTCGAGCGACTCCTGCCCCAGGTCACCCCGCCGCTTCCGAGCTCAGTTCCCCTGCGAGAGCAGCTGATCGAACTGCTCACCCGTCAGGCAACCTTGTTCGCCGAGGCACCCCTTCACCTCACCACCCTCGCCTGGGTCTCACTAGGGCCTTTGTCGCCAGATGGTAAAGACGCGGGCCACACGCAGTCACTGCGAAAAAGGGTCGTCGACCAATACCGCCAACCGTTCGACACCATCCTGCAGAGCCCCCAAGCGCGCGACGAACTCGATGACTTCGACGTCGAACTCGCCATGTGCCAACTCGTCGGACCACTCGCCTTCGCACGCATGACCGGACTCCACACCATGAGCCGGCACCACTGCGAACACATCGTCGATGACTTCCTGACGGCGCATCAACGCATGCGCCCCGGAGGTCAACCAGCCTCAGCTCGCGATTTCTCACCGAAGTAGACAGATTAACGCAGACGCCAAGCCGTGATTCCACGCGCGTGGCGATTGAGTTGTAGCGGCGGCAATCTAACCGTGTCTCGTTTCTAGAGAAACGAGACCGGCTTACGGGGAACACTCCCCCGTCGCATCGCCCCAGGTGGCGCCGTCTCATTTCTCGTCTCACACAGCGTGTCTCAGATCCTCGTTGTCGGTGCGCAATGCGACAGTGGTGCTGTGACGGCGATTCTCGGGTACGCGCGGGTAAGCACTCTGGGCCAGGACCTTGATGCGCAGCTCGCCGCGCTCGCCGCCGAGGGGGTCGAATCCGGTCATGTCTTCACCGACAAACTCTCCGGTGCGGTGAACACCGATCGGCCAGGTCTCACGGCCTTGCTTCACTATGCCCGCGAGGGTGACACCGTAGTGGTAACCGCCATCGATCGGCTGGGCCGATCTGTCGTAGAAGTAACTCGCACCATCGCAGATCTTGGCCAGCGCCGAATCCTGTTGCGCGCGTTACGTGAAGGCGTAGACACCGGTACGCCGACGGGGCGTGCGGTGGCCACCATTATGGCGACGCTGGCCGAGCTCGAGCTCGAGCTCGGCCGCGAGCGGCGCGCCGCCTCACGCGACTCTCGCCGAGTTCGCCAACTGCCGGCCACCAAGCCGGCCAAGCTGACCCCGGAACGCCAAGAACAGCTGCGCCGGCTCGCCGCAACGGGCGAACCGGTACCCGAACTTGCTCAAGCATTCGGCGTCAGCCGGGCCACGGCATACCGCTACCTGGCCAAACTCAGCTCACCATCAGGAGCCGCGTGATGACCAGCACCGATCTGCACCCGTCGACACATCTACGAGCCGCGGCGTGGGTCCCCGACGACGTCGAAGATCGGCCGTGGGAGGACGCCATCGCCCTTGCCTCCGAATGGATTTGGGAACGCAGCCAGGAGGAGGATCTAGCGCCCCTGCTGGTGAGCAACGCGCAAAATGC
It encodes:
- a CDS encoding PaaI family thioesterase; this encodes MVTTTFAHFDAQIADQLLHAANTAGGLSTFLNFRHTALTAGRLVAEMDTREDLLTPFGNLHGGCLSAMVDHCLGVVFYPVIPAGSWVATTEFKLNLLRPVSSGVCVAIADIVSLGKRSGVARIDITNGHKAVCAAQGTVTIVSTAGNAS
- a CDS encoding DUF732 domain-containing protein; its protein translation is MGIGVATAPTAVADEAGYLQRLQSRLAYLTAQQLLTEGYKVCQLTHSGHPSSDAIEMVSKDLAISVPAAVEIIVAAGGELGC
- a CDS encoding MMPL/RND family transporter, with protein sequence MRERTISAAKTSGEYSERLGALARFTVRHKALVIGAWVGLAVVLALLFPQLETVVQKQSVQLIPRDVASFQTLDRMSEAFGEQGSKTMLFVAMEDPAGLTPSARTQYTDLVSRLRADTTHVLLVQDLLADPVTATQALSQDGKAWYLPVGVAGTLGDPAAAESVTAVRAIAADAFAGSSTTVRVTGPPSTFSDQIAEAEHDLLFISIATAGLIALILLIVYRSVFTALLPLLVIGISLAVGRGVLSVLGELGMPVSQFTVAFMTAILLGAGTDYTVFLISRYHEQRRAQVAPDQAVEHATASIGRVILASAATVALAFAAMVFANLSVFAGMGPACAVAVLVGFVATVTLLPPVLSLAAKRGIGEPKSDRTRRYWNSVAVAVVRKPVPLLLVSLAILLALSAVATTMTLSYDDRKGQPATTASNEGYQLLDRHFRTDVVISEFLVVESPTDMRTGKGLADLDEMASRIAQVPGVTKVSGVTRPAGARLEQAQLGWQNGQIGDKMAGAVDDGNARKDDLAKLTGGADQLAGGLAQLDTTLRTALTPLTGILDQAQSAGRKVDQFRPLLSQLSATAPAVDQALRSGPGLRPLAEQADGAIATIDPLVGALNTSPWCATTPQCAQIRDQVQVLTTLRNAGFFTQVAGLGDTVGQNASVADTLAGVQTAVTSLDKAFGALGDPANLAGNVRRLQDGIGQLASGAQALATGVHTLADSNIDMLSGMSQIATQLQNSARASTGSDTSSGFFLPPNAFENRQFADVAKQFLSRDGKTARFLVESSNDPYSAEAMDLSHQMVAVAEAARPNTSLAQARISVAGFPAVNSDIQRLLTADFIQLAASTLLIVGLILVLLLRALLAPLYLLGTVVLNYTASLGIGVLVFQWGLGGEIAWPVPLLAFIILVAVGADYNMLLVSRLKEESTRNIRVGVLRTVASTGSVITSAGIIFAVSMLGLMVGSIAIMIQAGFIIGCGLLLDTFVVRTLTVPAIAVLLREASWWPHRPTTPQRRTS
- a CDS encoding DUF6188 family protein encodes the protein MITQWIEACEVQRVSLVGGLVLTMADYNELVVTRPLRLSLPAVGAHPAEDVMVDPNDVPNHQRPLLNFAGSVCTLATCEDDGTLRVEFSNGYGFTVAADECFAAWELYGKRHGYMACLPGGRVRVVRHDMPADDLVSERPAVRP
- a CDS encoding TetR family transcriptional regulator; the encoded protein is MTTTESIRHDFLTGRLGRREIILDCTATIATSGGYDAVKMRAIADRAGMAVGTLYRYFPSKPHVLIAVLAREFERIGAERDWTVTAGSPRLRVEQLNTRLCQEWRARPALTEAVTRAFVVADGSASAEVARAAGVIEHLIGLAIAGEEPSPTQHRVAALVGDIWLASLIAWVRHGASTEDVAIGLERSIALIVHDER
- a CDS encoding TetR/AcrR family transcriptional regulator, with amino-acid sequence MSEHVLPDGDDADPRRARSRTRLLDAAAHLLSTGGVEAVTIEAVTKASKVARTTLYRHFTSSSHLLAATFERLLPQVTPPLPSSVPLREQLIELLTRQATLFAEAPLHLTTLAWVSLGPLSPDGKDAGHTQSLRKRVVDQYRQPFDTILQSPQARDELDDFDVELAMCQLVGPLAFARMTGLHTMSRHHCEHIVDDFLTAHQRMRPGGQPASARDFSPK
- a CDS encoding recombinase family protein, coding for MTAILGYARVSTLGQDLDAQLAALAAEGVESGHVFTDKLSGAVNTDRPGLTALLHYAREGDTVVVTAIDRLGRSVVEVTRTIADLGQRRILLRALREGVDTGTPTGRAVATIMATLAELELELGRERRAASRDSRRVRQLPATKPAKLTPERQEQLRRLAATGEPVPELAQAFGVSRATAYRYLAKLSSPSGAA